A window of Polaromonas hydrogenivorans contains these coding sequences:
- a CDS encoding VOC family protein, producing the protein MKIQKIHHVAYRCKDAKETVEWYGKYLNMNFILAIAENEVPSTKEADPYMHVFLDAGNGNVLAFFELPTKPPMGRDTNTPVWTQHLALQVESVEAMMEAKAKMEADGIEVLGPTDHTIFKSIYFFDPSGHRLELCANTGTPKMAKMLDDAKWDMLNEWAITKRAPQHARWMHDGSYAGE; encoded by the coding sequence ATGAAAATCCAGAAAATTCATCACGTTGCTTACCGTTGCAAGGACGCCAAGGAAACGGTCGAGTGGTACGGCAAGTACCTGAACATGAACTTTATTCTGGCGATTGCCGAGAACGAGGTGCCTTCGACCAAAGAAGCAGACCCCTACATGCATGTCTTTCTCGATGCCGGCAACGGCAACGTGCTCGCCTTCTTTGAACTGCCAACCAAGCCGCCGATGGGGCGCGACACCAACACCCCGGTGTGGACGCAGCACCTGGCGCTGCAGGTCGAATCGGTCGAGGCCATGATGGAGGCCAAAGCTAAAATGGAAGCGGACGGCATTGAAGTGCTTGGTCCGACCGATCACACCATATTCAAGTCCATCTATTTCTTCGATCCGAGCGGTCATCGCCTGGAACTGTGCGCGAATACCGGCACACCGAAGATGGCCAAGATGCTCGACGATGCGAAGTGGGACATGCTCAACGAGTGGGCCATCACCAAACGGGCACCGCAACACGCCCGCTGGATGCATGACGGCAGCTACGCCGGGGAGTAA
- a CDS encoding DUF2783 domain-containing protein: MSLYLKPNLSEPGKRYFQAYTPGDDFYEALIETHRDFSDEQSALVNAKLVLLLSNHIGDLSVLREAMTIARQGV, from the coding sequence ATGTCACTCTATCTGAAACCTAACCTTTCCGAGCCCGGCAAACGTTATTTCCAGGCCTACACACCTGGCGACGACTTTTATGAAGCCCTGATCGAAACCCATCGCGATTTTTCCGATGAGCAAAGCGCGCTGGTAAATGCCAAGTTGGTGCTGCTCTTGTCGAACCACATTGGAGATCTTTCCGTGCTGCGCGAAGCCATGACCATTGCCCGCCAGGGCGTCTAA